The following proteins are encoded in a genomic region of Hirundo rustica isolate bHirRus1 chromosome 3, bHirRus1.pri.v3, whole genome shotgun sequence:
- the VEGFA gene encoding vascular endothelial growth factor A, long form isoform X4, translated as MNFLLTWIHWGLAALLYLQSAELSKAAPALGDGERKPNEVIKFLEVYERSFCRTIETLVDIFQEYPDEVEYIFKPSCVPLMRCAGCCGDEGLECVPVDVYNVTMEIMRIKPHQSQHISHMSFLQHSKCDCRPKKDVKNKQEKKSKRGRGKGQKRKRKKGRYKPLSLCEKPRR; from the exons ATGAACTTTCTGCTCACTTGGATCCACTGGGGGCTGGCGGCGCTGCTCTATCTGCAGAGCGCGGAG TTGTCGAAGGCTGCGCCTGCCCTGGGGGATGGGGAGCGGAAACCCAATGAAG TTATCAAATTCCTGGAAGTCTACGAGCGCAGCTTCTGCAGGACTATTGAGACCCTGGTGGACATTTTCCAGGAGTACCCTGATGAGGTGGAGTACATATTCAAGCCATCCTGCGTGCCTCTGATGAGATGTGCGGGTTGCTGCGGCGATGAGGGCCTAGAATGTGTCCCTGTGGATGTGTACAACGTCACAATGGAG ATCATGAGAATTAAACCCCATCAGAGTCAGCACATATCACACATGAGCTTCTTACAGCACAGTAAATGTGACTGCAG ACCAAAGAAAGAtgtcaaaaacaaacaagaaaa aaaatcaAAGCGAGGAAGGGGGAAGGGTCAAAAGAGAAAGCGCAAGAAAGGCCGGTACAAACCACTCAGCTT ATGTGAAAAACCAAGACGGTGA
- the VEGFA gene encoding vascular endothelial growth factor A, long form isoform X1 yields MNFLLTWIHWGLAALLYLQSAELSKAAPALGDGERKPNEVIKFLEVYERSFCRTIETLVDIFQEYPDEVEYIFKPSCVPLMRCAGCCGDEGLECVPVDVYNVTMEIMRIKPHQSQHISHMSFLQHSKCDCRPKKDVKNKQEKWSQKPRSDGPPFIPQTWTLHDPWPWQSFLMLFPESGRSCHVCPAGVDSRCSPHSPLPSSWGVSGYCKLLPFFIINFFLAA; encoded by the exons ATGAACTTTCTGCTCACTTGGATCCACTGGGGGCTGGCGGCGCTGCTCTATCTGCAGAGCGCGGAG TTGTCGAAGGCTGCGCCTGCCCTGGGGGATGGGGAGCGGAAACCCAATGAAG TTATCAAATTCCTGGAAGTCTACGAGCGCAGCTTCTGCAGGACTATTGAGACCCTGGTGGACATTTTCCAGGAGTACCCTGATGAGGTGGAGTACATATTCAAGCCATCCTGCGTGCCTCTGATGAGATGTGCGGGTTGCTGCGGCGATGAGGGCCTAGAATGTGTCCCTGTGGATGTGTACAACGTCACAATGGAG ATCATGAGAATTAAACCCCATCAGAGTCAGCACATATCACACATGAGCTTCTTACAGCACAGTAAATGTGACTGCAG ACCAAAGAAAGAtgtcaaaaacaaacaagaaaa GTGGTCACAGAAACCCAGATCTGATGGTCCTCCCTTCATACCCCAGACATGGACCTTGCATGACCCATGGCCATGGCAGTCATTCCTAATGCTTTTTCCCGAGTCAGGGAGGTCCTGTCATGTCTGCCCTGCTGGAGTGGATTCAAGGTGCAGCCCCcattctccccttccctcttcctggGGTGTTTCTGGTTACTGCAAATTGCTGCCtttctttattattaatttttttcttgctgcttgA
- the VEGFA gene encoding vascular endothelial growth factor A, long form isoform X3: MNFLLTWIHWGLAALLYLQSAELSKAAPALGDGERKPNEVIKFLEVYERSFCRTIETLVDIFQEYPDEVEYIFKPSCVPLMRCAGCCGDEGLECVPVDVYNVTMEIMRIKPHQSQHISHMSFLQHSKCDCRPKKDVKNKQENHCEPCSERRKHLFVQDPQTCKCSCKFTDSRCKSRQLELNERTCRCEKPRR; this comes from the exons ATGAACTTTCTGCTCACTTGGATCCACTGGGGGCTGGCGGCGCTGCTCTATCTGCAGAGCGCGGAG TTGTCGAAGGCTGCGCCTGCCCTGGGGGATGGGGAGCGGAAACCCAATGAAG TTATCAAATTCCTGGAAGTCTACGAGCGCAGCTTCTGCAGGACTATTGAGACCCTGGTGGACATTTTCCAGGAGTACCCTGATGAGGTGGAGTACATATTCAAGCCATCCTGCGTGCCTCTGATGAGATGTGCGGGTTGCTGCGGCGATGAGGGCCTAGAATGTGTCCCTGTGGATGTGTACAACGTCACAATGGAG ATCATGAGAATTAAACCCCATCAGAGTCAGCACATATCACACATGAGCTTCTTACAGCACAGTAAATGTGACTGCAG ACCAAAGAAAGAtgtcaaaaacaaacaagaaaa TCACTGTGAGCCTTGCTCAGAGAGGAGAAAGCACTTGTTTGTACAAGATCCCCAGACCTGTAAATGTTCCTGCAAATTCACAGACTCACGTTGCAAGTCGAGGCAGCTTGAGTTAAACGAGCGCACTTGCAG ATGTGAAAAACCAAGACGGTGA
- the VEGFA gene encoding vascular endothelial growth factor A, long form isoform X5, translating to MNFLLTWIHWGLAALLYLQSAELSKAAPALGDGERKPNEVIKFLEVYERSFCRTIETLVDIFQEYPDEVEYIFKPSCVPLMRCAGCCGDEGLECVPVDVYNVTMEIMRIKPHQSQHISHMSFLQHSKCDCRPKKDVKNKQENTQNGGCQRRCYRHTSKVSWSPLNRRQEVR from the exons ATGAACTTTCTGCTCACTTGGATCCACTGGGGGCTGGCGGCGCTGCTCTATCTGCAGAGCGCGGAG TTGTCGAAGGCTGCGCCTGCCCTGGGGGATGGGGAGCGGAAACCCAATGAAG TTATCAAATTCCTGGAAGTCTACGAGCGCAGCTTCTGCAGGACTATTGAGACCCTGGTGGACATTTTCCAGGAGTACCCTGATGAGGTGGAGTACATATTCAAGCCATCCTGCGTGCCTCTGATGAGATGTGCGGGTTGCTGCGGCGATGAGGGCCTAGAATGTGTCCCTGTGGATGTGTACAACGTCACAATGGAG ATCATGAGAATTAAACCCCATCAGAGTCAGCACATATCACACATGAGCTTCTTACAGCACAGTAAATGTGACTGCAG ACCAAAGAAAGAtgtcaaaaacaaacaagaaaa TACTCAGAATGGAGGCTGCCAGAGGAGATGTTACAGACATACAAGTAAGGTCTCCTGGAGTCCTCTGAACCGCAGGCAGGAGGTGAGGTGA
- the VEGFA gene encoding vascular endothelial growth factor A, long form isoform X6, protein MNFLLTWIHWGLAALLYLQSAELSKAAPALGDGERKPNEVIKFLEVYERSFCRTIETLVDIFQEYPDEVEYIFKPSCVPLMRCAGCCGDEGLECVPVDVYNVTMEIMRIKPHQSQHISHMSFLQHSKCDCRPKKDVKNKQEKLIFFPSPSPCDSCLTCRAEPGLS, encoded by the exons ATGAACTTTCTGCTCACTTGGATCCACTGGGGGCTGGCGGCGCTGCTCTATCTGCAGAGCGCGGAG TTGTCGAAGGCTGCGCCTGCCCTGGGGGATGGGGAGCGGAAACCCAATGAAG TTATCAAATTCCTGGAAGTCTACGAGCGCAGCTTCTGCAGGACTATTGAGACCCTGGTGGACATTTTCCAGGAGTACCCTGATGAGGTGGAGTACATATTCAAGCCATCCTGCGTGCCTCTGATGAGATGTGCGGGTTGCTGCGGCGATGAGGGCCTAGAATGTGTCCCTGTGGATGTGTACAACGTCACAATGGAG ATCATGAGAATTAAACCCCATCAGAGTCAGCACATATCACACATGAGCTTCTTACAGCACAGTAAATGTGACTGCAG ACCAAAGAAAGAtgtcaaaaacaaacaagaaaa GTTGATTTTCTTCCCCTCACCGTCTCCCTGTGACTCCTGCCTGACATGCAGGGCAGAACCGGGACTGAGCTGA
- the VEGFA gene encoding vascular endothelial growth factor A, long form isoform X2: protein MNFLLTWIHWGLAALLYLQSAELSKAAPALGDGERKPNEVIKFLEVYERSFCRTIETLVDIFQEYPDEVEYIFKPSCVPLMRCAGCCGDEGLECVPVDVYNVTMEIMRIKPHQSQHISHMSFLQHSKCDCRPKKDVKNKQEKKSKRGRGKGQKRKRKKGRYKPLSFHCEPCSERRKHLFVQDPQTCKCSCKFTDSRCKSRQLELNERTCRCEKPRR from the exons ATGAACTTTCTGCTCACTTGGATCCACTGGGGGCTGGCGGCGCTGCTCTATCTGCAGAGCGCGGAG TTGTCGAAGGCTGCGCCTGCCCTGGGGGATGGGGAGCGGAAACCCAATGAAG TTATCAAATTCCTGGAAGTCTACGAGCGCAGCTTCTGCAGGACTATTGAGACCCTGGTGGACATTTTCCAGGAGTACCCTGATGAGGTGGAGTACATATTCAAGCCATCCTGCGTGCCTCTGATGAGATGTGCGGGTTGCTGCGGCGATGAGGGCCTAGAATGTGTCCCTGTGGATGTGTACAACGTCACAATGGAG ATCATGAGAATTAAACCCCATCAGAGTCAGCACATATCACACATGAGCTTCTTACAGCACAGTAAATGTGACTGCAG ACCAAAGAAAGAtgtcaaaaacaaacaagaaaa aaaatcaAAGCGAGGAAGGGGGAAGGGTCAAAAGAGAAAGCGCAAGAAAGGCCGGTACAAACCACTCAGCTT TCACTGTGAGCCTTGCTCAGAGAGGAGAAAGCACTTGTTTGTACAAGATCCCCAGACCTGTAAATGTTCCTGCAAATTCACAGACTCACGTTGCAAGTCGAGGCAGCTTGAGTTAAACGAGCGCACTTGCAG ATGTGAAAAACCAAGACGGTGA